In Bradyrhizobium sp. WD16, the genomic stretch ATCATACCAGCCGTCGGAGTCGTCATACATGATGACGACAGCGGTATCGGCCCATTCGGGGCTCTTCTGCAGCGCATTGACGACGCGCACGATGAAGTGCTGCTCGTCGATCGGGTCGGAATAGCCGGCGTGACCGTCCTCGAAGGCGGAGGCCTTGAGGAAGCTCACCGCCGGCAGGTTGTTCGCCTTGATGGCGGCGAAGAAGTCGTTGATGTCGTACTGGTGGTTGGCCGGATCCGGCGTGTTGGTGTGGGGAATCAGGCTGTGACCGATGGCTGCCGTCGAACTCGGCCGGGCATGGGTCGGATTGCGGGTCGATTCGTAATACTGGAACCAGGCGTGGTGCGGGATGTAGTCCACCGAGGTGGAGGCGGGCGTGCCCGCCGCCGCGGGATTTGTCTGGCGCGCGCAGCCGGTGGTGCCGTTGGCATTGACGACGGTGAGATCGAAGCCGCCCATGAAGGCGCCCCAGGTGATGCCCTTGGTGTTGAGCAGGTCGCCGACGTTCCGGCCGGCCATGGTCACCTGGTCGATGTTCGGGTTGGAGCAGACATCCCCGATCGGATCGCCGTCGCCGATCTCGGTCATGTTGCTGGCGATCTTCGACGCGTCGCCGTAAGCCTCATGGCTGCCGTGCAGCAGGTTGCCCGCGCCGTCGACCACGTTCTTGGTGGCGGAGAAGCCGTTGGCCTGGCCCGAGATCAGATTGAGCGCGCCTGGCGTCGAGGGACCGAATTGGGTGGTGTAGTGATTGTCGTTGAGGGCGTAGTGCTGGGCATAGTTCCACAGCGCCGTGGTAGTGTTGCCGTCGTAATAGCCCATCACCAGCGCCTTGGTGCCGATTCCGGCAGGCGGCGGGCCCTGAACGCCGACGAAGGCCGGGAAGCCGTCCATGCGTCCGTTGTTGTAGGCGCTTTCCTCCGGGCTCGAAGCGTGGCCCTGATCGGCGGTCAGCGCCTGCGACGGCGACAGGCGGAACGGATTCGCGGCGCCCGCACCGTTGGTCGTGCTGTTGTTCGGCGCTGCGGGATTGTTGGGATTGGCGTTGGGATTGTTGTTGAGCAGGTCGATGCCCGCAAGCGGCCCAAAGCCGTTGTTGACGTCGAGCGGCGTGACGAGATTATTGATCGCGGGCGTGTTCTTCTTCGCCACGAAGGGCGTTTCGCCGGCAAGATTCTGGGCCTTGGGATAAGTGCCGAAATAATGATCGAACGAAACGTTTTCCTGAAAGATCACGACCAGATGCTTGATCGGCGTCCTGGTCCGGGCGAAGTGAAAATCGCTGTTCTCGCCGCGCCTGTGGTCGTTGTGTCCATGGTCGTCGGCGACCGCGGCCGCGCCCGCGACCATGATGGCCACAGCGGAGACGAGACCGAGGGCTGTTGGCAAACGCATGGATTGCCTCCTTGCTGATTTGTTGAAGGAATTATGAAGAGCAGTGGCGCTGCGGCGAAGTGAAGCGCAGCCCCGGATTGATTTCAGAGCTTGATCACAGTGAGACGAATGAAATGTGACATCTTGTTGCATGGAGATGATGGTGCCGTCATCGGTCCGTTTGCGGTTTGAGAGCCCGGTCACACGAAGCGTGGTCGGCATCGTCCTCGCGTTGCTGCTCGATGCCCGCGCGAGCTTCGCTCAACTGAACGGCCATGGCGGTCCGGTGCGGGCTCTGGCGGTCTCGGCAGACGGCATGAGCCTCGTCTCCGGCAGCTTCGATACCTCGGCCATTCGCTGGTCTCTGGCGACGGAATCCGCGGCGCAGGTGCTTCGTTTCCATGCCGATGCCGTCAATGCGGTGGCCTTCCTGAAGGACGGGCGCGTCGCCACCGCCGGCGCGGACGCGCGGATCGCGATCTGGACCGCTGGCCGGCAACAGCCGGATGCGGTGTTCGAGGGCCATACCGCGCCGATCGTTTCGCTGGTCGTCTCGCCCGACGGCCGCACGCTCGCTTCAGCAGCATGGGACCGGACGGTTCGGCTGTGGTCGCTGACGGGTGGTCCGGCGCGAGTGCTCGAAGGCCACACGCAGAATGTCAACGGCGTCGCATTTGCGCCGGACGGCAAGTCGCTGGTCAGCGTCGGCTATGATCGCGCCGCGCGAATCTGGCCACTGCCGCGAGGAGCGCCGCAGGTGGTCAACATGCCGTCGCCGCTCAATGCGGTGGCGATCGCCAGTGAAGGCGGGATCGTCATTGGCGGTGCCGATGGCAAGCTGCGGTTTCTGACCGGAAGCGGGGCCGCCGACGGCGAGGTGCAGGTCGGCATGGCGCCGGTGGTCGCCCTGGCGATCTCGCCGGACGGCGCCTCGATCGCCGGGGCCGTGGTGGGTGGTTCGGTGGCGATCGTCGATCGCAGGACCAGGACGGTGGTGCGGACGATGGTTGTTCCCGGACCGGTCTGGTCGGTGGCGTTTCTGCCCGACAGCGCGACATTGCTGACCGGCGGTGCCGACGGTGCGATCCGGCGATGGAATGCGATGACGGGCGATGCCATCGGCTCGTCGCTGCGCGGCACGGCGCAGGATCCGCTGGCGGCCTTCGGCGGCGATCGCGGCGCCGAGGTGTTCAGGGCCTGCGTCGCCTGTCACACCTTGAGCGACAAGGAAACCGCTCGCGCCGGGCCATCGCTTGCCGGACTGTTCGGCCGCAGGATCGCGACGCTGCCCGGCTATCGCTATTCGGAAGCGCTGCAGAAGATGGACATCGTTTGGACGCCGGAGACCGTCGCGAAACTGTTCGAGATCGGGCCGAGCGCCTATACTCCGGGGACGAAGATGCCGGAACAGCGCATCGGCTCGCCGGAGGATCGCAGGGCGCTGACGGACTTTCTGGCACGCGCAACGGCGATAGAATAGGCATTTATGCGCCCACAAGTTTAGCATCCAGCGCAAACTTGCGGCGGGACAGCCGTCGTTTTTGTGCCGAAATGTCAAGTTCGGATCACGATCCCGATCTACCCTTCTCGCATTGGTGGGTGATCCCCGCCAAGGATGACAAGGGACGGTCACTTTCATGGGCGAGGTCGGGAGCCGGACCGGGAGAGCATCGGGCGGATTCCGTGCGGTTCACCGCGGTGAAGTCCACGTTTTCGACAGCCTCAAGGCATTGCTGGCCTGCGCCTCGCCGCCGCGCTCAGGCGACGAACTGGCCGGTATCGCTGCCGACACCCAGACGAGGCGCGTCGCCGCGCGCATGGCGCTTGCCGACGTGCCGCTCCGCCGCTTGATCGAAGAGCCACTGATCCCCTACGAGGCCGACGAGGTCACCCGGCTGATCATCGATGGACACGACGCGGAAGCCTTCGCGCCGGTGGC encodes the following:
- a CDS encoding phospholipase C; amino-acid sequence: MRLPTALGLVSAVAIMVAGAAAVADDHGHNDHRRGENSDFHFARTRTPIKHLVVIFQENVSFDHYFGTYPKAQNLAGETPFVAKKNTPAINNLVTPLDVNNGFGPLAGIDLLNNNPNANPNNPAAPNNSTTNGAGAANPFRLSPSQALTADQGHASSPEESAYNNGRMDGFPAFVGVQGPPPAGIGTKALVMGYYDGNTTTALWNYAQHYALNDNHYTTQFGPSTPGALNLISGQANGFSATKNVVDGAGNLLHGSHEAYGDASKIASNMTEIGDGDPIGDVCSNPNIDQVTMAGRNVGDLLNTKGITWGAFMGGFDLTVVNANGTTGCARQTNPAAAGTPASTSVDYIPHHAWFQYYESTRNPTHARPSSTAAIGHSLIPHTNTPDPANHQYDINDFFAAIKANNLPAVSFLKASAFEDGHAGYSDPIDEQHFIVRVVNALQKSPEWADTAVVIMYDDSDGWYDHQMPPIVNSSFSAAVDTLNGPGNCSTSNGFQQGKPSPAPILNGNFGQPAWGRCGYGTRMPLLVVSPFARRNHVDHTLTDQSSVLRFIEDNWLDGERIQPGGSFDAIAGTIENMFDFDHRDDEEPRKLILDEASGAVVLASHGDDHR
- a CDS encoding c-type cytochrome; the encoded protein is MVGIVLALLLDARASFAQLNGHGGPVRALAVSADGMSLVSGSFDTSAIRWSLATESAAQVLRFHADAVNAVAFLKDGRVATAGADARIAIWTAGRQQPDAVFEGHTAPIVSLVVSPDGRTLASAAWDRTVRLWSLTGGPARVLEGHTQNVNGVAFAPDGKSLVSVGYDRAARIWPLPRGAPQVVNMPSPLNAVAIASEGGIVIGGADGKLRFLTGSGAADGEVQVGMAPVVALAISPDGASIAGAVVGGSVAIVDRRTRTVVRTMVVPGPVWSVAFLPDSATLLTGGADGAIRRWNAMTGDAIGSSLRGTAQDPLAAFGGDRGAEVFRACVACHTLSDKETARAGPSLAGLFGRRIATLPGYRYSEALQKMDIVWTPETVAKLFEIGPSAYTPGTKMPEQRIGSPEDRRALTDFLARATAIE